Proteins encoded together in one Anopheles darlingi chromosome 3, idAnoDarlMG_H_01, whole genome shotgun sequence window:
- the LOC125956932 gene encoding EH domain-binding protein 1 isoform X1, with protein sequence MGSVWKRLQRVNKRAAKFSFTVSYHELFMETTAKWRPNKLHVVWTRRSRRVVSSALEWQPDLINPLSSNMSWPMPDNHTIAVTLFKDIRTHELEDKDWTFVLEDVSQLGKKRMLASATINMRKYASIESTQQTFTLRLRPVSKKILAANLELTLSCVFLREGKATDEDMQSIISLMSVNNVSDIAPLDDLEDIPDLENTIDFSENMSELTNQLEQLTTSLNSSELLTPMSGVPSLLSDDQTPIVGGSREMFLEMWQDRGRELDENENKANRETQGGESSRSTPSQTRATAAGTADVTEGEALAPVASGEPDDEDDELDQQIQALDALGENHNDEDGDGGSGRSTPLAVASPDCTPEPAKIEEVQEPLPPEPPSSFNSSRSELKPLPLVKSYDASMPPTVVLESVPAPAPSPPEAPKEQTSVDTSVDTRVQPGAPAPAPVVKKDLMKGPPTLLKDSTPGQDLLEWCKDVTRNYTGVKVTNLTTSWRNGMAFCAVIHHFYPNLIDMSKLTPGNVIENCRTAFDAADKLGIPRVIEPRDMNLLAVPDKLAVMTYLYQLRAHFTGHQLEVQSIGETTDDSSYVIGNYKSDKLCKNLLKLSDIITPNNDDPLGPSTKATLLANSKHLLGRVLSPTKDDLPSFPFTPPAELSDSSSNHNGTLSPVSMQNNVNSEKDGTVPSAVDGGVDDGHNEANHNGTADRSEMIVDGRRNGDMTTTNGNSSNTPPALTDTQRNNQNNERINSDDEEIQTLPYNPLDLNKANKLILRHKEMSERARPLLERLRASHVDSKASKDEAERQARLREEARKLIAGAKLKLSGLDSPASPTKLFPVGGRGNGGQQLSPDRAISPINNGTEFIFPIGGVGHRKDNSASSPAHNNLSSHYKAVLKEDQLLKRATPSPSHLIEFMTGKQQSDDNGPGQVERVNYIQSELNKLEREQEAIDLKANALEKKLRAVMGGAMTNVSETEDQLMSQWFTLVNKKNALLRRQMQLNLLEQENDLEKKYEMLNMELRAALAVEDWQKTEEQREKEALLLAELVAIVDKRNELVQNLHSQEQAIEDDDEIERKLETVDINQKDEKCVIQ encoded by the exons ATGGGTAGCGTGTGGAAGCGCTTACAGCGCGTTAACAAGCGAGCGGCCAAGTTCTCGTTCACCGTGTCCTACCATGAGTTGTTCATGGAAACGACGGCCAAATG GCGGCCGAACAAGTTGCACGTCGTGTGGACACGGCGATCGAGGCGCGTCGTCTCGAGTGCACTCGAGTGGCAACCGGATCTGATTAACccgctcagcagcaacatgtcgTGGCCGATGCCCGACAACCACACGATCGCCGTTACGCTCTTCAAGGACATACGGACGCACGAGCTGGAGGACAAGGATTGGACGTTCGTGCTCGAGGATGTGTCACAGCTGGGCAAGAAGCGCATGCTGGCCTCGGCCACGATCAACATGCGCAAGTACGCGAGTATCGAGTCGACGCAACAAACATTCACGCTCCGGTTGCGGCCGGTATCGAAAAAGATCCTGGCCGCCAATCTCGAGCTCACGCTCAGCTGCGTGTTTCTGCGCGAAGGCAAAGCCACGGACGAGGACATGCAGAGCATCATCTCCCTGATGTCGGTGAACAACGTGTCCGACATTGCCCCACTCGATGATCTCGAGGATATACCGGATCTAGAGAATACGATCGACTTCAGCGAGAACATGTCCGAGCTGACGAATCAGCTCGAGCAGCTAACGACCAGCCTGAACAGCTCGGAACTATTGACTCCGATGAGCGGCGTTCCGTCACTACTTTCTGACGATCAGACACCGATCGTCGGTGGTTCGAGGGAGATGTTCCTGGAAATGTGGCAGGACCGAGGACGGGAGCTGgatgagaatgaaaacaaGGCCAATCGAGAGACGCAAGGTGGCGAATCATCTCGATCGACCCCTAGTCAGActagagcaacagcagcaggaacagcagatgtgacagaaggagaagcacTAGCACCGGTAGCATCCGGTGAACcagacgatgaagatgacgaaCTAGATCAGCAGATACAGGCACTGGATGCACTGGGGGAAAATCATAATGATGAGGATGGAGATGGGGGCTCTGGCCGATCGACACCGCTCGCGGTCGCATCGCCCGATTGTACACCCGAACCCGCGAAGATCGAGGAGGTACAGGAACCGCTTCCCCCAGAACCACCCTCCAGCTTCAATAGCAGCCGATCGGAGCTGAAACCGTTGCCTTTGGTGAAAAGTTATGACGCGAGCATGCCACCGACAGTGGTATTGGAGAGtgttccagcaccagcaccatctccACCGGAGGCACCGAAAGAGCAAACATCAGTCGATACATCAGTGGACACTCGTGTGCAGCccggagcaccagcaccagctcctgTGGTCAAGAAGGATCTAATGAAGGGTCCTCCTACCCTGCTAAAGGACAGTACCCCCGGTCAGGATCTGCTCGAGTGGTGCAAGGATGTGACGCGGAACTATACTGGTGTCAAGGTGACCAACCTAACGACCAGTTGGCGCAATGGAATGGCGTTCTGTGCCGttattcatcatttttatcCTAATCTGAT TGATATGAGCAAGCTGACACCCGGAAATGTGATTGAAAACTGTCGTACAGCGTTCGATGCGGCCGATAAGCTCGGCATACCGAGAGTGATTGAACCGCGCGATATGAATCTGTTGGCCGTACCGGATAAGCTTGCCGTCATGACGTACCTTTACCAGCTGCGGGCACACTTTACCGGCCATCAGCTGGAAGTGCAATCGATTG GTGAAACAACGGACGATTCGAGCTACGTGATCGGGAACTACAAATCGGACAAACTCTGCAAGAACCTTCTCAAGCTCTCCGACATCATCACACCGAACAATGATGATCCACTGGGTCCCAGTACGAAGGCGACTCTACTAGCCAACTCGAAGCACCTGCTGGGCCGTGTACTGTCCCCTACCAAAGACGATTTGCCCAGCTTTCCGTTCACGCCACCGGCGGAACTGTCcgatagtagcagcaaccacaacggAACACTAAGCCCAGTGTCGATGCAGAACAATGTAAATAGCGAAAAAGATGGTACCGTACCGAGCgccgtcgatggtggtgttgatgatggacACAATGAGGCTAACCACAACGGTACCGCCGATCGGTCGGAAATGATTGTCGATGGTAGACGCAACGGTgacatgacgacgacgaatggcaacagcagcaacaccccgCCAGCTCTCACGGACACCCAAAGAAACAACCAAAATAATGAGAGAATCAATAGTGACGATGAAGAGATTCAAACGCTTCCCTACAATCCCCTTGATTTGAACAAAGCGAAT AAATTGATTTTACGGCACAAAGAAATGAGCGAACGGGCACGGCCCTTATTAGAACGGCTCAGGGCATCGCACGTAGATAGCAAGGCGAGCAAGGACGAA GCTGAACGGCAAGCACGGTTACGTGAGGAAGCCCGTAAGTTGATTGCCGGTGCCAAGCTGAAGCTGTCCGGCCTCGATTCACCCGCCTCTCCGACGAAACTGTTCCCCGTCGGTGGCCGAGGTAATGGAGGCCAGCAGCTTTCGCCTGATCGGGCCATCTCGCCCATCAACAATGGAACCGAGTTTATCTTCCCGATCGGTGGCGTAGGCCACCGGAAGGATAACTCAGCGTCATCGCCGGCTCATAACAACTTGAGCAGCCACTACAAGGCGGTTCTCAAGGAGGACCAGCTGCTAAAGCGTGCTACCCCGTCACCAAGCCATCTGATCGAGTTCATGACCGGCAAGCAGCAGTCCGATGATAACGGACCAGGCCAG GTTGAACGTGTAAATTACATTCAAAGTGAGCTTAACAAACTGGAACGCGAACAGGAGGCCATCGATTTGAAGGCGAATGCGCTGGAGAAGAAGCTTCGCGCAGTGATGGGAGGGGCTATGACTA ACGTATCAGAAACGGAAGACCAGCTAATGTCGCAATGGTTTACGCTCGTCAACAAGAAGAATGCACTGTTGCGGCGGCAAATGCAGCTCAATCTACT CGAACAAGAGAACGATCTTGAGAAGAAGTACGAAATGCTTAACATGGAGCTGCGAGCTGCCCTAGCGGTAGAGGACTGGCAGAAGACGGAGGAGCAGCGAGAAAAGGAGGCCTTGCTGCTCGCGGAGCTGGTAGCGATCGTCGATAAGCGGAACGAGCTGGTACAGAACCTGCACAGTCAGGAACAGGC catcgaagatgatgatgagatcgAACGTAAGCTGGAGACGGTAGACATCAATCAGAAGGACGAAAAGTGTGTCATACAGTGA
- the LOC125956932 gene encoding EH domain-binding protein 1 isoform X2, which yields MGSVWKRLQRVNKRAAKFSFTVSYHELFMETTAKWRPNKLHVVWTRRSRRVVSSALEWQPDLINPLSSNMSWPMPDNHTIAVTLFKDIRTHELEDKDWTFVLEDVSQLGKKRMLASATINMRKYASIESTQQTFTLRLRPVSKKILAANLELTLSCVFLREGKATDEDMQSIISLMSVNNVSDIAPLDDLEDIPDLENTIDFSENMSELTNQLEQLTTSLNSSELLTPMSGVPSLLSDDQTPIVGGSREMFLEMWQDRGRELDENENKANRETQGGESSRSTPSQTRATAAGTADVTEGEALAPVASGEPDDEDDELDQQIQALDALGENHNDEDGDGGSGRSTPLAVASPDCTPEPAKIEEVQEPLPPEPPSSFNSSRSELKPLPLVKSYDASMPPTVVLESVPAPAPSPPEAPKEQTSVDTSVDTRVQPGAPAPAPVVKKDLMKGPPTLLKDSTPGQDLLEWCKDVTRNYTGVKVTNLTTSWRNGMAFCAVIHHFYPNLIDMSKLTPGNVIENCRTAFDAADKLGIPRVIEPRDMNLLAVPDKLAVMTYLYQLRAHFTGHQLEVQSIGETTDDSSYVIGNYKSDKLCKNLLKLSDIITPNNDDPLGPSTKATLLANSKHLLGRVLSPTKDDLPSFPFTPPAELSDSSSNHNGTLSPVSMQNNVNSEKDGTVPSAVDGGVDDGHNEANHNGTADRSEMIVDGRRNGDMTTTNGNSSNTPPALTDTQRNNQNNERINSDDEEIQTLPYNPLDLNKANAERQARLREEARKLIAGAKLKLSGLDSPASPTKLFPVGGRGNGGQQLSPDRAISPINNGTEFIFPIGGVGHRKDNSASSPAHNNLSSHYKAVLKEDQLLKRATPSPSHLIEFMTGKQQSDDNGPGQVERVNYIQSELNKLEREQEAIDLKANALEKKLRAVMGGAMTNVSETEDQLMSQWFTLVNKKNALLRRQMQLNLLEQENDLEKKYEMLNMELRAALAVEDWQKTEEQREKEALLLAELVAIVDKRNELVQNLHSQEQAIEDDDEIERKLETVDINQKDEKCVIQ from the exons ATGGGTAGCGTGTGGAAGCGCTTACAGCGCGTTAACAAGCGAGCGGCCAAGTTCTCGTTCACCGTGTCCTACCATGAGTTGTTCATGGAAACGACGGCCAAATG GCGGCCGAACAAGTTGCACGTCGTGTGGACACGGCGATCGAGGCGCGTCGTCTCGAGTGCACTCGAGTGGCAACCGGATCTGATTAACccgctcagcagcaacatgtcgTGGCCGATGCCCGACAACCACACGATCGCCGTTACGCTCTTCAAGGACATACGGACGCACGAGCTGGAGGACAAGGATTGGACGTTCGTGCTCGAGGATGTGTCACAGCTGGGCAAGAAGCGCATGCTGGCCTCGGCCACGATCAACATGCGCAAGTACGCGAGTATCGAGTCGACGCAACAAACATTCACGCTCCGGTTGCGGCCGGTATCGAAAAAGATCCTGGCCGCCAATCTCGAGCTCACGCTCAGCTGCGTGTTTCTGCGCGAAGGCAAAGCCACGGACGAGGACATGCAGAGCATCATCTCCCTGATGTCGGTGAACAACGTGTCCGACATTGCCCCACTCGATGATCTCGAGGATATACCGGATCTAGAGAATACGATCGACTTCAGCGAGAACATGTCCGAGCTGACGAATCAGCTCGAGCAGCTAACGACCAGCCTGAACAGCTCGGAACTATTGACTCCGATGAGCGGCGTTCCGTCACTACTTTCTGACGATCAGACACCGATCGTCGGTGGTTCGAGGGAGATGTTCCTGGAAATGTGGCAGGACCGAGGACGGGAGCTGgatgagaatgaaaacaaGGCCAATCGAGAGACGCAAGGTGGCGAATCATCTCGATCGACCCCTAGTCAGActagagcaacagcagcaggaacagcagatgtgacagaaggagaagcacTAGCACCGGTAGCATCCGGTGAACcagacgatgaagatgacgaaCTAGATCAGCAGATACAGGCACTGGATGCACTGGGGGAAAATCATAATGATGAGGATGGAGATGGGGGCTCTGGCCGATCGACACCGCTCGCGGTCGCATCGCCCGATTGTACACCCGAACCCGCGAAGATCGAGGAGGTACAGGAACCGCTTCCCCCAGAACCACCCTCCAGCTTCAATAGCAGCCGATCGGAGCTGAAACCGTTGCCTTTGGTGAAAAGTTATGACGCGAGCATGCCACCGACAGTGGTATTGGAGAGtgttccagcaccagcaccatctccACCGGAGGCACCGAAAGAGCAAACATCAGTCGATACATCAGTGGACACTCGTGTGCAGCccggagcaccagcaccagctcctgTGGTCAAGAAGGATCTAATGAAGGGTCCTCCTACCCTGCTAAAGGACAGTACCCCCGGTCAGGATCTGCTCGAGTGGTGCAAGGATGTGACGCGGAACTATACTGGTGTCAAGGTGACCAACCTAACGACCAGTTGGCGCAATGGAATGGCGTTCTGTGCCGttattcatcatttttatcCTAATCTGAT TGATATGAGCAAGCTGACACCCGGAAATGTGATTGAAAACTGTCGTACAGCGTTCGATGCGGCCGATAAGCTCGGCATACCGAGAGTGATTGAACCGCGCGATATGAATCTGTTGGCCGTACCGGATAAGCTTGCCGTCATGACGTACCTTTACCAGCTGCGGGCACACTTTACCGGCCATCAGCTGGAAGTGCAATCGATTG GTGAAACAACGGACGATTCGAGCTACGTGATCGGGAACTACAAATCGGACAAACTCTGCAAGAACCTTCTCAAGCTCTCCGACATCATCACACCGAACAATGATGATCCACTGGGTCCCAGTACGAAGGCGACTCTACTAGCCAACTCGAAGCACCTGCTGGGCCGTGTACTGTCCCCTACCAAAGACGATTTGCCCAGCTTTCCGTTCACGCCACCGGCGGAACTGTCcgatagtagcagcaaccacaacggAACACTAAGCCCAGTGTCGATGCAGAACAATGTAAATAGCGAAAAAGATGGTACCGTACCGAGCgccgtcgatggtggtgttgatgatggacACAATGAGGCTAACCACAACGGTACCGCCGATCGGTCGGAAATGATTGTCGATGGTAGACGCAACGGTgacatgacgacgacgaatggcaacagcagcaacaccccgCCAGCTCTCACGGACACCCAAAGAAACAACCAAAATAATGAGAGAATCAATAGTGACGATGAAGAGATTCAAACGCTTCCCTACAATCCCCTTGATTTGAACAAAGCGAAT GCTGAACGGCAAGCACGGTTACGTGAGGAAGCCCGTAAGTTGATTGCCGGTGCCAAGCTGAAGCTGTCCGGCCTCGATTCACCCGCCTCTCCGACGAAACTGTTCCCCGTCGGTGGCCGAGGTAATGGAGGCCAGCAGCTTTCGCCTGATCGGGCCATCTCGCCCATCAACAATGGAACCGAGTTTATCTTCCCGATCGGTGGCGTAGGCCACCGGAAGGATAACTCAGCGTCATCGCCGGCTCATAACAACTTGAGCAGCCACTACAAGGCGGTTCTCAAGGAGGACCAGCTGCTAAAGCGTGCTACCCCGTCACCAAGCCATCTGATCGAGTTCATGACCGGCAAGCAGCAGTCCGATGATAACGGACCAGGCCAG GTTGAACGTGTAAATTACATTCAAAGTGAGCTTAACAAACTGGAACGCGAACAGGAGGCCATCGATTTGAAGGCGAATGCGCTGGAGAAGAAGCTTCGCGCAGTGATGGGAGGGGCTATGACTA ACGTATCAGAAACGGAAGACCAGCTAATGTCGCAATGGTTTACGCTCGTCAACAAGAAGAATGCACTGTTGCGGCGGCAAATGCAGCTCAATCTACT CGAACAAGAGAACGATCTTGAGAAGAAGTACGAAATGCTTAACATGGAGCTGCGAGCTGCCCTAGCGGTAGAGGACTGGCAGAAGACGGAGGAGCAGCGAGAAAAGGAGGCCTTGCTGCTCGCGGAGCTGGTAGCGATCGTCGATAAGCGGAACGAGCTGGTACAGAACCTGCACAGTCAGGAACAGGC catcgaagatgatgatgagatcgAACGTAAGCTGGAGACGGTAGACATCAATCAGAAGGACGAAAAGTGTGTCATACAGTGA
- the LOC125953337 gene encoding uncharacterized protein LOC125953337, giving the protein MQEQLSANRGHRTGSHRRGALCLALVWCCAVASFGGQPVHGAHLTGSFEVDEFFRFLHKFGFQKTEKHSQKDTEWDTFGYIYGNITSRINLTVPVTLAVLDKRSFLEYYANRNAYNREVACQRMFDKLDKIVYSRACNPHAEADYLRRIPCEPGKLCPDEDTRENVVPGSQFTFVISDPNVPRFWYVSIVSCYQNVTTCQWHYYDYRKYHTEPPEIDFDITLVNGNPNRQTLSFFNPLLFHFSFDRQNTLEMYLIFFVVYLLMVPLQIYAVRLQKHPVTRLFTVSLLLEFVSVCLLLTHTIRYAMNGVGNEKLAVMGDIFDIFSRTSFMLILLLLAKGWAVTRLQISVSSWILLMVIWIPYCAIHVLLYIWNRTEVDIISDIDEYQTWPGWLVLACRTTMMLWFLWELRTTMKYEHSSQKLDFLLHFGASSLVWFIYLPIVAIVAVNVSPLWRYKLLLGITNSADCLAYCVMMGLLWPNRAGQYLLLTGTNFGGMDELDEFNEAPHIVHRGDSDTLHSSNGDLAVDDYLDNDDEIETLVLSTDDLLHAGNPVPVSSGGSKPLTLNGSAMNGGLGKGGRSFD; this is encoded by the exons ATGCAGGAGCAACTATCAGCGAACCGGGGTCATCGTACGGGCAGCCACCGCCGCGGGGCACTTTGCCTCGCACTGGTGTGGTGCTGTGCGGTGGCCAGTTTCGGTGGTCAGCCTGTCCACGGAGCCCATTTGACGGGCAGCTTCGAGGTGGACGAGTTCTTCCGGTTCCTGCACAAATTTGGCTTCCAGAAGACGGAGAAACACTCCCAGAAGGACACGGAATGGGATACGTTCGGGTACATCTACGGTAACATTACGTCCCGCATCAACCTGACCGTCCCGGTGACGTTAGCCGTGCTGGACAAGCGCAGCTTCCTGGAGTACTACGCCAATCGGAACGCATACAACCGGGAGGTGGCGTGTCAGCGGATGTTTGATAAGCTCGATAAGATCGTGTACAGTCGTGCGTGTAATCCACACGCTGAAGCCGACTATCTGCGTCGTATACCGTGCGAACCGGGAAAGCTGTGCCCAGATGAGGATACGCGAGAAAATGTCGTGCCCGGGAGTCAGTTTACTTTCGTGATTAGCGATCCGAATGTACCACG TTTCTGGTACGTTTCGATCGTGTCCTGCTACCAGAATGTGACCACCTGCCAATGGCACTACTATGATTACCGCAAGTACCACACGGAACCACCGGAGATCGATTTCGATATAACGCTCGTGAACGGCAATCCGAACCGGCAAACGTTGTCGTTCTTCAACCCACTACTATTCCACTTCTCGTTCGATCGCCAGAACACGCTCGAGATGTATCTCATCTTTTTCGTCGTGTATCTGCTGATGGTTCCGCTGCAGATCTATGCTGTGCGGTTGCAGAAACACCCGGTTACTCGGTTGTTCACCGTTAGTTTGCTGCTGGAGTTTGTGAGCGTTTGCCTACTGCTGACGCACACCATCCGTTATGCCATGAACGGAGTAGGCAATGAGAAGCTCGCCGTCATGGGGGACATTTTTGATATTTTCAGCAGA ACTTCCTTTATGTTAATCCtattgctgctggccaaaGGATGGGCCGTAACGCGGCTACAGATCAGCGTCAGCAGCTGGATACTCCTCATGGTCATCTGGATACCGTACTGTGCCATACACGTGCTGCTGTACATATGGAACAGG ACGGAAGTGGATATTATTTCTGACATTGACGAGTACCAGACGTggcccggctggctggtgctcgCCTGCCGCACCACGATGATGCTATGGTTCCTGTGGGAGCTGCGCACGACGATGAAGTACGAGCACTCGTCGCAGAAGCTGGACTTTCTGCTTCATTTCGGTGCCTCGAGTTTGGTGTGGTTCATCTACCTGCCAATCGTGGCCATCGTTGCTGTGAATGTTAGTCCGCTGTGGCGGTATAAGCTACTATTAG GTATAACAAATTCAGCTGACTGCTTAGCctactgtgtgatgatgggtTTACTGTGGCCCAATCGTGCCGGACAGTATTTGCTGCTAACGGGGACGAACTTTGGTG GCATGGACGAGCTGGACGAGTTTAACGAAGCCCCTCacatcgtgcatcgtggcgATTCCGATACCttgcacagcagcaacggtgatTTGGCGGTGGACGATTATctcgacaacgatgacgaaaTCGAAACGCTCGTCCTCAGTACCGATGATCTGCTGCACGCCGGTAATCCGGTGCCTGTTTCCAGCGGTGGCAGTAAGCCACTCACACTCAACGGAAGTGCCATGAACGGTGGTCTTGGGAAGGGTGGACGATCCTTCGATTAG